Below is a window of Stygiolobus azoricus DNA.
TTCCTACTCGAAGGCGATAAGTACGAAGAGGTTCAAAAAGCGATAGAAGAGTACAAGGAAGAGACAGAGAAGCTACTGAAACAAACTAACGTCGTTTACCCTAAGGTAGTTGAGGGATTGAAGAACTTTATTAAGGAAGTAGTTTCGATTGCCCAGACGGACGGTAAGTTAAATAACGTTAGTTGCTCCCCGTTATCGGAGGGGAAGAGCAGTGAAGTCGTCTTTGAGTGTAAGCATAAGGACGGCTTTTACTCGTTTGCATATAAGGTGAAAATAACGGACTTCCCGATGAACAATGCCCAGTCTGATTTCACCGTTTTGTACACAACGTCAGATAATGAAGGTGGTAATGTCACGATCAAATTAACCCACCCCTTACAGAGATATTTCCTTCAGTTATCATACCTCTCTAGGGGTTTGAGGGTAAGGGATCCAGCTTTCAGGCTTGTTTTTGCAAATGAGATAGCAAAGCTCGACCTTCTCATTAACGATATAAACGAGTTGAACAAGATATACGAGAACATTTACCACACTTTCTCTGCAGTGGAACAAGTCAAATACAGATTCCAAAGCATTATGAACTACGTGTTGTATTACAAAGGATTTACCGGAAAGAGGGGTAAAGTACACGTTAAAGAAGTTTACGAAACAGTTAGGGACTTAACAGACCAGTTCAGGACTTATGAAAAAAAGAACGTGAGGTTTACAGTTCAAGACATAGAGACTAGTACCAGGTTGCTGGAGTTCTTATCAGATCTAGACAAGAAGAAGCTGGTAAAACTGGATGGGGCGGAAATCGACTTAGACGACTTTTTGGGAGATTATACTAAAAAGGTAGTGGACAAGGTGCTGAAGAGGCTTAGTAAGGATGAAATTGAAAAGCTAGCCTCAGAGGTTGTGGAAGGCACTCACAAGGGTCTGGAAAAGATAGTGAGGAATATACTCAATGCAGACATAGTACAACTTGACGAGAGGATAATAGAAGGAGTTAGTGACTTAATAAGGGTTGCATTAAGGTCTGGCTATGTAAAAGTTGACGTGTTAAGGGACTTAGACAAAAAGCTAGAGGAGGTAAAGAGTAAAGTTCAGGAGTTAAAGCTAATCACAATAAAGGAGAGAGACGTCAAGGTCATAGACCTGAAGGAACTCTTGAGGATCGCTTTAGAGGTGAGGAAGAAAGCTGAGGACAACGTATCTTCTCAGTCGTTACTTTTCGATATGTTGGAAGTAATATCAACACTCTCCCAGATGAGGACTTCTATCAAGGGAGAGACAGTTAAGGTAGTAGAACAAGGGCTGACGACAGTAAGGGAGGTCAAAGAAAAAGTCAGTAAGTTCGTAAAGGATGTGAGTCCTATCCAACACGCTGAAGATACTTTACAACGGATAAAGAAGCTCGTCCAAGATGAACAGAAACTAACTGACTGTATCCTTGAAATAAGGAAAGACCAGAAGAATGTGGAAAAGTTGTACAAAGCGTTGAATAAATCCAAACTGTTTACTTACACGGAGTTCATAGACGAGGTCTTTAAAAATGAAGAGGTGAACTCTATAATGAAAGATGTTGGAGAGGAATGCCTTGAAATTGCCGAAAATATCGACGAGTTAAAATCGGTAAAAGATAGGATGGAGAAAATCAAGGATATTCTCGACACCATGTTAAACACTCCTTATGTCAAGGAGTTGGAAAATATCAGGAAGGATATAGGTGGTATAAAGGCTAGTATTAGCGAGATTTATGAGTGGGCTAAAAAGGAGGGGTTTATAGATGGGGGTAATTGAGGAACTAGATGGGCTAATAAATACTTTAAAAGAGGAGAATAAGAGGAATGAGGAGACTCTTGCGCTAATAAGAAGTATAACAGCTAACATAACCACGATATCAAAGGAACTTTATCAAAATAGGGTTAAGGAGAAGTTGTT
It encodes the following:
- a CDS encoding P-loop NTPase fold protein, which produces MCERFISETGAWSELLEVYKCVLSTKFTDSITFYEKERELMDFIDRKKSSPMFVVLIGDWGMGKTFLSRVIEDEARKRGYNVRSVKIDDIIVVNGGSFAVNDREVMVIDEVENLENLQYRYKEEIINFFTHMKKISELKDVDSVIFLLATPSGYTKVFSYGGLLHSLLPETYTAFKDRIRERVLTEPTKLEYFLMLYCMLKNVKSKAISLIEYLNFFYYLIPVTRRNITKIVNNFLCQLHENSPEALYKLLITRKEAIVDLYRTVEVSDATLFKTEPKDIGRIMRGYDYSCSNAKLVKFEEWRSRFANKLDPNVRREIEDVITIMRVRDGLSIDDNLYVIIPKEPREFYPLFPDENVLKEAYKSLKGEEICAVKWEEVERYLNVQLRDFLLEGDKYEEVQKAIEEYKEETEKLLKQTNVVYPKVVEGLKNFIKEVVSIAQTDGKLNNVSCSPLSEGKSSEVVFECKHKDGFYSFAYKVKITDFPMNNAQSDFTVLYTTSDNEGGNVTIKLTHPLQRYFLQLSYLSRGLRVRDPAFRLVFANEIAKLDLLINDINELNKIYENIYHTFSAVEQVKYRFQSIMNYVLYYKGFTGKRGKVHVKEVYETVRDLTDQFRTYEKKNVRFTVQDIETSTRLLEFLSDLDKKKLVKLDGAEIDLDDFLGDYTKKVVDKVLKRLSKDEIEKLASEVVEGTHKGLEKIVRNILNADIVQLDERIIEGVSDLIRVALRSGYVKVDVLRDLDKKLEEVKSKVQELKLITIKERDVKVIDLKELLRIALEVRKKAEDNVSSQSLLFDMLEVISTLSQMRTSIKGETVKVVEQGLTTVREVKEKVSKFVKDVSPIQHAEDTLQRIKKLVQDEQKLTDCILEIRKDQKNVEKLYKALNKSKLFTYTEFIDEVFKNEEVNSIMKDVGEECLEIAENIDELKSVKDRMEKIKDILDTMLNTPYVKELENIRKDIGGIKASISEIYEWAKKEGFIDGGN